Proteins encoded together in one Vanessa tameamea isolate UH-Manoa-2023 chromosome 30, ilVanTame1 primary haplotype, whole genome shotgun sequence window:
- the LOC113391753 gene encoding SID1 transmembrane family member 1: MKSCWLIKFVFLFLIPFSVCQRINDGIIFHYNNTYKYNVPYTIEVSKNTEFIMEFGGDVEAYDTPARVTVASDFANRTYPLFITARQQKGVFSWQLPMLVQTPDTLEQFTNISRTLCPHNNIFSEDQDTCVNGNRIRVYCGPLIQITNLNTPIVHLTSSSPDPIKVTIVVQTVENFYIKMNTVVNMTSTPSQPKYYFYPFDQGPNKVVDLDSQSIKKKFICNKELDTNEKVTLDRYMLRRNLRADYGWLSKPKSVIVMIESDDDICAVVSIQNFSCPVFDNERDILYDGYYLTMTRRGGITLTQDTFPLGFYIVFIVKTSDDDCTGSVASNDTLPKMAQYFGWEDNVSVDTNDGRVKRFSFKIIQTISYQEYFIAAGAALGFFLSFYVLFVVAVLCQRYRPRDRQERLIAPPGPREGGDARVRRRRAVNDSSGGSARAARQPGDGSSSSDTDTDLSAADRHVDLQGKLCVANLSRCRPRVLSARSRLYLWNVLTVAVFYTLPVIQLVVTYQRLLNQSGNQDLCYFNFLCAHPLLALSDFNHVYSNLGYVLLGTLFVAQVWRRQRAHERRTQQQKELGIPQHFGLLYAMGIALVSEGLLSAAYHVCPNSMNFQFDTSFMYVTSVLCMVRLYQARHADVNARAHATFGVLALIIFIGLVGVLNANFYFWVAFTGLHLVTCLVMTFQIYYLGRFRLGGDVVWRAARSLSARPLAAVTPARAGRCVLLLLANLANWALAAYGLSQHSRDFASHLLLVLMSNLFLYTLFYIVMKLLHRETIAWYSWVFIALTYSVWFGSSYFYLDLNTNWALSPAQSRQSNRVCSLLQLYDSHDAWHFLSATAMFFSFNMYLTIDDNLRDTPRTDIMVF, from the exons ATGAAGAGCTGTTGGTTGATAAAATtcgtatttctatttttaattccgTTCTCGGTTTGTCAAAGGATAAATGATGGAATAATATTTCACTACAATAACAC atacaaatataatgttCCGTACACAATAGAAGTCAGTAAAAATACAGAATTTATTATGGAATTCGGTGGC gatGTGGAAGCCTACGACACGCCAGCCAGAGTGACGGTGGCGAGTGACTTCGCCAACCGTACATACCCGCTGTTCATAACGGCGAGACAGCAGAAAG GTGTATTCTCCTGGCAGCTGCCCATGCTGGTGCAGACGCCGGACACGCTGGAACAGTTCACCAACATATCCAGGACACTGTGCCCTCATAACAACATCTTCTCAGAGGATCAGGACACATGTG TAAATGGAAACCGGATTAGGGTCTACTGTGGCCCTTTGATac aAATAACAAATTTGAACACGCCAATAGTTCACCTGACCTCGTCGTCTCCCGATCCAATAAAGGTGACGATTGTGGTGCAGACTGTAGagaatttttacataaaaatgaacACGGTAGTCAACATGACGAGCACGCCGAGTCAGCCCAAGTACTACTTCTACCCTTTCGACCAGGGACCCAACAAAGTCGTGGATCTGGACTCACAGAGCATTAAAAAGAAGTTCATTTGTAATAAGGAGTTGGATACGAACGAGAAGGTCACCCTGGACAGGTACATGCTGAGGAGGAACCTGAGGGCCGACTACGGCTGGCTGTCGAAGCCGAAGAGTGTCATCGTAATGATAGAATCGGATGATGACATCTGCGCCGTCGTGTCGATACAAAATTTCTCG TGCCCCGTGTTCGACAACGAGCGGGACATCCTGTACGACGGCTACTACCTGACCATGACGCGGCGCGGCGGGATCACGCTCACG CAAGACACATTCCCGCTGGGCTTCTACATCGTGTTCATAGTGAAGACATCGGACGACGACTGCACCGGCTCCGTCGCCTCGAACGACACCTTGCCGAAAATGGCGCAGTACTTCGGCTGGGAGGACAACGTCAGCGTCGACACTAACGACGGAAGAGTCAAGAGGTTTAG TTTCAAAATAATCCAGACGATATCGTACCAGGAGTACTTCATAGCGGCCGGCGCGGCGCTCGGCTTCTTCCTGTCCTTCTACGTGCTGTTCGTCGTGGCCGTGCTGTGCCAGCGGTACCGCCCGCGCGACCGCCAAG AGCGGCTGATCGCGCCCCCCGGCCCGCGCGAGGGCGGCGACGCGCGCGTGCGCAGGCGGCGAGCGGTCAACGACTCGAGCGGCGGCTCCGCGCGCGCGGCCCGCCAGCCCGGGG ATGGCAGCTCGTCGTCGGACACGGACACGGACCTGTCGGCCGCCGACCGGCACGTGGACCTCCAGGGGAAGCTGTGCGTCGCCAATCTGTCCAG GTGCCGGCCGCGCGTGCTGTCGGCGCGCTCGCGGCTGTACCTGTGGAACGTGCTGACGGTGGCCGTGTTCTACACGCTGCCCGTCATACAGCTCGTCGTCACCTACCAGCGG CTGCTCAACCAGTCGGGCAACCAGGACCTGTGCTACTTCAACTTCCTATGCGCGCACCCGCTGCTGGCGCTGTCAGACTTCAACCACGTGTACTCTAACCTGGGCTACGTGCTGCTCGGGACGCTGTTCGTGGCGCAGGTGTGGCGCCGGCAGCGCGCGCACGAACGCCGCACGCAGCAGCAG AAGGAGCTCGGCATCCCGCAACACTTCGGGCTGCTGTACGCGATGGGCATCGCGCTGGTGAGCGAGGGGCTGCTGTCGGCCGCCTACCACGTGTGTCCGAACAGCATGAACTTCCAGTTCG ACACGTCGTTCATGTACGTGACGTCGGTGCTGTGCATGGTGCGGCTGTACCAGGCGAGGCACGCCGACGTGAACGCGCGCGCACACGCCACGTTCGGCGTGCTCGCCCTCATCATATTCATCG GGCTCGTCGGTGTCCTGAACGCAAACTTCTACTTCTGGGTGGCGTTCACCGGCCTGCACCTCGTCACGTGCCTCGTGATGACCTTCCAGATCTACTACCTGGGCAGGTTCCGACTGG GCGGCGACGTGGTGTGGCGCGCGGCGCGCTCGCTGTCGGCGCGGCCGCTGGCGGCGGTCACCCCCGCGCGCGCCGGCCGCTGCGTGCTGCTGCTGCTCGCCAACCTCGCCAACTGGGCGCTCGCCGCCTACGG GTTGTCGCAGCACAGTCGCGACTTCGCGTCCCACCTGCTGCTGGTGCTCATGAGCAACCTGTTCCTGTACACGCTGTTCTACATCGTCATGAAGCTGTTGCACCGGGAGACCATCGCCTGGTACAG CTGGGTGTTCATCGCGCTGACGTACTCCGTGTGGTTCGGCTCCAGCTACTTCTACCTGGACCTGAACACCAACTGGGCGCTGAGCCCGGCGCAGTCGCGGCAGAGCAACCGCGTGTGCTCGCTGCTGCAGCTCTACGACTCGCACGACGCCTGGCACTTCCTGTCCGCCACCGCCATGTTCTTCTCCTTCAACATGTACCTCACCATCGACGACAACCTGCGCGACACGCCGCGCACCGACATCATGGTGTTCTAG